Proteins co-encoded in one Malus domestica chromosome 09, GDT2T_hap1 genomic window:
- the LOC103426390 gene encoding protein ABCI7, chloroplastic, giving the protein MAAISFTTHIQRPPVPLFSTPKIPKTKLRVSTQASPTSQVALSDPFVLQLAEALEDSLPSSYASSPLPLQNLRDSSSEALLSTPWPSRKDEPFRFTDTSFIKNSQIQPISHPPTFSSILEDTQIPNLVIVDGFVVSFSNLSELPDGVYVGSFQQLSEQTVMERVSEFVSSSCRGDLFWSINGIGAPDVTVIYVPSGCRVETPVYLRYFANEGSDEGSNKLPLANPRVLVLVEKGGEIGIIEEFLGGDGDKCYWTNSVFEVVVGEGGKVTHSYVQNQSLNAAHIKWTWVHQESASTYELVEVSTGGKLSRHNLHVQQLGPDTVTELSTLQLSVGDQTHDLHSSVVLDHPRGYSRQLHKCIVSHSLGQAVFDGNIRVNRYAQQTDGGQLTRSLLLAPRATVNVKPNLQIIADDVKCSHGCAISDLEESQLFYFQARGIDVEAARKALLFSFGAEVIERLPYNWMKKNVENQIRELLDPTTNTGSA; this is encoded by the exons ATGGCGGCCATATCATTCACAACCCACATTCAAAGACCTCCGGTACCTTTATTTTCTACACCCAAAATCCCTAAAACAAAACTCAGAGTCTCAACTCAAGCTTCTCCAACTTCACAAGTCGCCTTATCAGACCCCTTTGTTCTACAACTAGCTGAAGCTCTTGAAGATTCACTACCTTCTTCTTATGCTTCATCTCCTTTACCTTTACAAAATCTCAGAGACTCTTCCTCTGAGGCCCTCCTCTCAACCCCATGGCCGTCTCGCAAAGATGAGCCCTTTCGCTTCACTGACACCTCCTTCATCAAGAACTCCCAAATCCAACCAATCTCTCACCCTCCGACCTTTTCAAGCATTTTGGAAGATACACAAATTCCAAATCTGGTTATAGTTGATGGGTTTGTCGTAAGTTTCTCAAATTTGAGCGAATTGCCGGATGGGGTTTATGTGGGTAGCTTTCAGCAGCTGTCAGAACAGACCGTTATGGAAAGGGTGTCTGAGTTTGTGTCTAGTAGTTGTCGGGGTGACTTATTTTGGTCTATTAATGGAATCGGGGCTCCAGATGTAACTGTGATTTATGTACCTTCTGGATGCCGTGTAGAGACTCCAGTTTATCTGCGGTACTTTGCAAACGAGGGCAGTGATGAGGGGTCAAATAAACTGCCGTTAGCGAATCCAAGGGTGCTTGTGTTGGTGGAGAAGGGAGGGGAGATTGGTATAATTGAGGAGTTCTTGGGTGGGGATGGCGACAAGTGTTATTGGACAAATTCTGTTTTTGAGGTAGTGGTTGGAGAAGGAGGAAAAGTTACGCATTCCTATGTTCAGAATCAATCTCTGAATGCTGCCCATATAAAGTGGACTTGGGTCCATCAG GAATCAGCTAGTACATACGAGCTTGTGGAGGTTAGTACTGGTGGAAAATTGAGCAGGCATAATCTCCATGTTCAACAACTGGGACCAGACACAGTCACCGAGTTATCAACACTGCAATTGTCTGTCGGTGATCAAACACATGATCTGCATAGTAGTGTAGTCCTGGACCATCCACGGGGTTATTCCAGACAACTTCACAAATGCATCGTGTCTCATTCTCTAGGCCAAGCTGTATTTGATGGGAACATAAGGGTTAACAG ATATGCTCAGCAAACAGACGGTGGGCAGCTGACAAGAAGTCTTCTTCTTGCACCTCGTGCAACTGTAAATGTCAAACCGAATCTTCAAATTATTGCTGATGATGTCAAGTGTTCCCATGGATGTGCAATCAGCGATCTAGAAGAAAGCCAGCTCTTCTATTTCCAGGCACGTGGCATTGATGTAGAGGCAGCGAGAAAGGCTCTCCTCTTTTCCTTTGGTGCAGAGGTGATTGAAAGATTACCTTATAATTGGATGAAAAAGAACGTGGAAAATCAAATTAGAGAATTGTTGGATCCTACTACTAATACAGGATCCGCATAA